Proteins found in one Quercus robur chromosome 2, dhQueRobu3.1, whole genome shotgun sequence genomic segment:
- the LOC126713194 gene encoding uncharacterized protein LOC126713194, whose protein sequence is MGNCIFGGLGDVDGGVIKVVTSNGGIMEFYAPITVGSITNEFPSHGIFRSHDLFWKPLSHHEELVAGQSYYLLPLNATTDTQQQGQIVRQGHIRSNSIPASLVAPYRMSFDYQGALKRSYTEVFSRYNHGRFWKVKLVISPEQLLEILSQEARTQELIESVRTVAKCGSAVSSVEFSDQWSLSSSRNASSKKDGLLDF, encoded by the coding sequence ATGGGAAACTGTATCTTTGGAGGCTTGGGAGATGTTGATGGTGGTGTAATCAAAGTGGTCACTTCCAATGGAGGCATCATGGAGTTTTATGCACCAATTACTGTAGGTTCCATCACCAATGAGTTTCCAAGCCATGGCATATTTAGAAGTCATGATCTTTTCTGGAAACCACTCTCTCACCATGAAGAACTTGTGGCAGGACAGTCATACTATCTACTCCCACTCAATGCAACAACAGACACACAACAACAAGGCCAGATTGTTCGACAAGGTCACATTCGATCTAATAGTATACCAGCATCGTTGGTTGCACCATATAGGATGTCATTTGATTACCAAGGTGCGCTAAAGAGGTCATACACTGAAGTTTTCTCTAGGTACAATCATGGTAGGTTTTGGAAAGTGAAGCTTGTGATAAGCCCTGAGCAATTGTTAGAGATATTGTCACAAGAGGCTCGTACCCAAGAGTTGATAGAGAGTGTGAGGACCGTGGCAAAGTGTGGTAGTGCAGTGTCTTCTGTGGAGTTTTCAGATCAATGGAGCCTCTCGAGCAGTCGAAATGCTTCCTCTAAGAAAGATGGTTTATTAGACTTCTAG